The Cucurbita pepo subsp. pepo cultivar mu-cu-16 chromosome LG08, ASM280686v2, whole genome shotgun sequence genome contains a region encoding:
- the LOC111799924 gene encoding O-fucosyltransferase 1-like isoform X2, giving the protein MRRSGHHLHRANPKQGAGGLKGLMGRLSIAVIVLLICTVSLYISSTSKAGFGSVSRSEIKAEELWSPADSGGWRPSSAPRSDWPPPPKESNGYLKVRCNGGLNQQRSAICNAVLAARIMNATLVLPELDANSFWHEKSGFHGIYDVENFIRTLRYDVRIVESIPDVRKNGKTKKIKPFQLRPPRDAPISWYTSVALEKMREHGAIYLTPFSHRLAEEIDNPEYQRLRCRVNYHALRFKPHILRISQSIVDKLRNQGHFMSIHLRFEMDMLAFAGCFDIFTPEEQKILKKYREENFAKKRLVYSERRAIGKCPLTPEEVGLILRSMGFDNSTRIYLAAGELFGGERFMKPFRALFPRLENHSSVESSEELVENVRGLTGSAVDYMVCLLSDIFMPTYDGPSNFANNLLGHRLYYGFRTTIRPDRKALAPIFIDRENGRTAGFEEAIRRAMLGTHFGGPHERISPESFYTNSWPECFCQMSPKNPADKCPPDNVLAILNSRLVESKRDNDLDVSTQSNSTTSVGR; this is encoded by the exons ATGAGAAG ATCGGGGCACCATTTACATCGGGCCAATCCGAAGCAAGGTGCAGGGGGCTTGAAGGGCTTGATGGGAAGGTTATCAATCGCTGTGATTGTTCTCTTGATCTGCACAGTTTCACTGTATATTTCGTCGACGAGCAAAGCTGGCTTCGGATCCGTCTCTCGTTCTGAG ATCAAGGCTGAAGAACTTTGGAGTCCTGCTGATTCTGGTGGTTGGAGACCTTCCTCAGCTCCGCGATCCGATTGGCCAC CTCCACCAAAGGAAAGCAATGGTTACTTGAAGGTTCGCTGTAATGGTGGTCTGAATCAACAACGCAGTGCT ATTTGTAATGCAGTTCTTGCTGCTCGGATTATGAATGCAACACTTGTATTACCTGAGTTAGATGCGAACTCCTTTTGGCATGAGAAGAg TGGCTTCCATGGCATCTATGATGTTGAGAATTTTATAAGGACACTGAGGTATGATGTACGAATTGTGGAAAGCATTCCAGATGTTCGCAAAAATGGGAAAACTAAGAAGATAAAACCTTTTCAG CTCCGACCCCCTAGAGATGCCCCAATTAGTTGGTATACTTCTGTTGCTCTTGAGAAGATGAGGGAGCATGGTGCTATATATCTCACTCCGTTCTCACATCGTTTAGCAGAAGAAATTGACAATCCTGAATACCAAAGATTGAGATGCAGGGTTAATTATCATGCTTTGAGATTTAAGCCtcatattttaagaattagtCAATCAATAGTTGATAAACTCCGCAATCAAGGCCATTTCATGTCTATTCACCTTCGTTTTGAAATGGACATGCTGGCCTTTGCAGG gtgttttgatatttttactCCTGAAGAGCAAAAGATCTTGAAGAAATATCGAGAGGAAAATTTTGCAAAGAAGAGACTGGTTTATAGTGAAAGAAGGGCGATTGGAAAATGCCCCTTAACTCCAGAGGAG GTTGGTCTCATTTTACGCTCCATGGGGTTCGACAATTCTACCAGAATATATCTTGCAGCTGGTGAACTCTTTGGCGGTGAACGATTCATGAAGCCATTTCGTGCCTTGTTTCCCCGCCTTGAGAACCATAGCTCCGTTGAATCCTCTGAGGAACTTGTTGAAAATGTAAGGGGACTGACAGGGTCTGCAGTTGACTACATGGTTTGTCTCCTTTCCGACATCTTCATGCCAACCTATGATGGGCCAAGCAACTTCGCCAACAATTTGCTGGGGCACCGTCTTTATTACGGCTTCCGAACTACAATAAGACCAGATAGGAAAGCTCTTGCACCAATTTTCATTGACAGAGAGAACGGAAGGACAGCAGGTTTTGAAGAAGCTATTAGGAGAGCTATGCTCGGCACGCACTTCGGTGGGCCACACGAACGCATTTCACCAGAGTCATTCTATACGAATTCTTGGCCTGAATGTTTCTGCCAAATGTCACCAAAAAATCCTGCTGATAAATGTCCACCAGATAACGTGTTGGCGATTTTGAACAGTCGATTGGTCGAAAGTAAAAGAGACAATGATTTGGATGTCTCAACTCAA TCAAATTCAACAACCTCAGTAGGAAGATGA
- the LOC111799924 gene encoding O-fucosyltransferase 1-like isoform X3, with protein sequence MMDHFKLLICNAVLAARIMNATLVLPELDANSFWHEKSGFHGIYDVENFIRTLRYDVRIVESIPDVRKNGKTKKIKPFQLRPPRDAPISWYTSVALEKMREHGAIYLTPFSHRLAEEIDNPEYQRLRCRVNYHALRFKPHILRISQSIVDKLRNQGHFMSIHLRFEMDMLAFAGCFDIFTPEEQKILKKYREENFAKKRLVYSERRAIGKCPLTPEEVGLILRSMGFDNSTRIYLAAGELFGGERFMKPFRALFPRLENHSSVESSEELVENVRGLTGSAVDYMVCLLSDIFMPTYDGPSNFANNLLGHRLYYGFRTTIRPDRKALAPIFIDRENGRTAGFEEAIRRAMLGTHFGGPHERISPESFYTNSWPECFCQMSPKNPADKCPPDNVLAILNSRLVESERDNDLDVSTHSNSTTSVGR encoded by the exons ATGATggatcattttaaattatta ATTTGTAATGCAGTTCTTGCTGCTCGGATTATGAATGCAACACTTGTATTACCTGAGTTAGATGCGAACTCCTTTTGGCATGAGAAGAg TGGCTTCCATGGCATCTATGATGTTGAGAATTTTATAAGGACACTGAGGTATGATGTACGAATTGTGGAAAGCATTCCAGATGTTCGCAAAAATGGGAAAACTAAGAAGATAAAACCTTTTCAG CTCCGACCCCCTAGAGATGCCCCAATTAGTTGGTATACTTCTGTTGCTCTTGAGAAGATGAGGGAGCATGGTGCTATATATCTCACTCCGTTCTCACATCGTTTAGCAGAAGAAATTGACAATCCTGAATACCAAAGATTGAGATGCAGGGTTAATTATCATGCTTTGAGATTTAAGCCtcatattttaagaattagtCAATCAATAGTTGATAAACTCCGCAATCAAGGCCATTTCATGTCTATTCACCTTCGTTTTGAAATGGACATGCTGGCCTTTGCAGG gtgttttgatatttttactCCTGAAGAGCAAAAGATCTTGAAGAAATATCGAGAGGAAAATTTTGCAAAGAAGAGACTGGTTTATAGTGAAAGAAGGGCGATTGGAAAATGCCCCTTAACTCCAGAGGAG GTTGGTCTCATTTTACGCTCCATGGGGTTCGACAATTCTACCAGAATATATCTTGCAGCTGGTGAACTCTTTGGCGGTGAACGATTCATGAAGCCATTTCGTGCCTTGTTTCCCCGCCTTGAGAACCATAGCTCCGTTGAATCCTCTGAGGAACTTGTTGAAAATGTAAGGGGACTGACAGGGTCTGCAGTTGACTACATGGTTTGTCTCCTTTCCGACATCTTCATGCCAACCTATGATGGGCCAAGCAACTTCGCCAACAATTTGCTGGGGCACCGTCTTTATTACGGCTTCCGAACTACAATAAGACCAGATAGGAAAGCTCTTGCACCAATTTTCATTGACAGAGAGAACGGAAGGACAGCAGGTTTTGAAGAAGCTATTAGGAGAGCTATGCTCGGCACGCACTTCGGTGGGCCACACGAACGCATTTCACCAGAGTCATTCTATACGAATTCTTGGCCTGAATGTTTCTGCCAAATGTCACCAAAAAATCCTGCTGATAAATGTCCACCAGATAACGTGTTGGCGATTTTGAACAGTCGATTG GTCGAAAGTGAAAGAGACAATGATTTGGATGTCTCAACTCACTCAAATTCAACAACCTCAGTAGGAAGATGA
- the LOC111799924 gene encoding O-fucosyltransferase 1-like isoform X1 has translation MRRSGHHLHRANPKQGAGGLKGLMGRLSIAVIVLLICTVSLYISSTSKAGFGSVSRSEIKAEELWSPADSGGWRPSSAPRSDWPPPPKESNGYLKVRCNGGLNQQRSAICNAVLAARIMNATLVLPELDANSFWHEKSGFHGIYDVENFIRTLRYDVRIVESIPDVRKNGKTKKIKPFQLRPPRDAPISWYTSVALEKMREHGAIYLTPFSHRLAEEIDNPEYQRLRCRVNYHALRFKPHILRISQSIVDKLRNQGHFMSIHLRFEMDMLAFAGCFDIFTPEEQKILKKYREENFAKKRLVYSERRAIGKCPLTPEEVGLILRSMGFDNSTRIYLAAGELFGGERFMKPFRALFPRLENHSSVESSEELVENVRGLTGSAVDYMVCLLSDIFMPTYDGPSNFANNLLGHRLYYGFRTTIRPDRKALAPIFIDRENGRTAGFEEAIRRAMLGTHFGGPHERISPESFYTNSWPECFCQMSPKNPADKCPPDNVLAILNSRLVESERDNDLDVSTHSNSTTSVGR, from the exons ATGAGAAG ATCGGGGCACCATTTACATCGGGCCAATCCGAAGCAAGGTGCAGGGGGCTTGAAGGGCTTGATGGGAAGGTTATCAATCGCTGTGATTGTTCTCTTGATCTGCACAGTTTCACTGTATATTTCGTCGACGAGCAAAGCTGGCTTCGGATCCGTCTCTCGTTCTGAG ATCAAGGCTGAAGAACTTTGGAGTCCTGCTGATTCTGGTGGTTGGAGACCTTCCTCAGCTCCGCGATCCGATTGGCCAC CTCCACCAAAGGAAAGCAATGGTTACTTGAAGGTTCGCTGTAATGGTGGTCTGAATCAACAACGCAGTGCT ATTTGTAATGCAGTTCTTGCTGCTCGGATTATGAATGCAACACTTGTATTACCTGAGTTAGATGCGAACTCCTTTTGGCATGAGAAGAg TGGCTTCCATGGCATCTATGATGTTGAGAATTTTATAAGGACACTGAGGTATGATGTACGAATTGTGGAAAGCATTCCAGATGTTCGCAAAAATGGGAAAACTAAGAAGATAAAACCTTTTCAG CTCCGACCCCCTAGAGATGCCCCAATTAGTTGGTATACTTCTGTTGCTCTTGAGAAGATGAGGGAGCATGGTGCTATATATCTCACTCCGTTCTCACATCGTTTAGCAGAAGAAATTGACAATCCTGAATACCAAAGATTGAGATGCAGGGTTAATTATCATGCTTTGAGATTTAAGCCtcatattttaagaattagtCAATCAATAGTTGATAAACTCCGCAATCAAGGCCATTTCATGTCTATTCACCTTCGTTTTGAAATGGACATGCTGGCCTTTGCAGG gtgttttgatatttttactCCTGAAGAGCAAAAGATCTTGAAGAAATATCGAGAGGAAAATTTTGCAAAGAAGAGACTGGTTTATAGTGAAAGAAGGGCGATTGGAAAATGCCCCTTAACTCCAGAGGAG GTTGGTCTCATTTTACGCTCCATGGGGTTCGACAATTCTACCAGAATATATCTTGCAGCTGGTGAACTCTTTGGCGGTGAACGATTCATGAAGCCATTTCGTGCCTTGTTTCCCCGCCTTGAGAACCATAGCTCCGTTGAATCCTCTGAGGAACTTGTTGAAAATGTAAGGGGACTGACAGGGTCTGCAGTTGACTACATGGTTTGTCTCCTTTCCGACATCTTCATGCCAACCTATGATGGGCCAAGCAACTTCGCCAACAATTTGCTGGGGCACCGTCTTTATTACGGCTTCCGAACTACAATAAGACCAGATAGGAAAGCTCTTGCACCAATTTTCATTGACAGAGAGAACGGAAGGACAGCAGGTTTTGAAGAAGCTATTAGGAGAGCTATGCTCGGCACGCACTTCGGTGGGCCACACGAACGCATTTCACCAGAGTCATTCTATACGAATTCTTGGCCTGAATGTTTCTGCCAAATGTCACCAAAAAATCCTGCTGATAAATGTCCACCAGATAACGTGTTGGCGATTTTGAACAGTCGATTG GTCGAAAGTGAAAGAGACAATGATTTGGATGTCTCAACTCACTCAAATTCAACAACCTCAGTAGGAAGATGA